From Myxococcota bacterium, a single genomic window includes:
- a CDS encoding glycosyltransferase, giving the protein MTTRLTLCMIVRDEAENLPACLESVQGLCDAMVIVDTGSRDDTPAIARSFGAQVIEHPWNDDFSAARNAALPFVETEFLLVLDADERLGGDAQRVIREAIAANDFDLGQLPLSHAKRLEAVPAKVLSGEERLGEPVRVPRLIRRDADFRWEGRVHESVDEWAKPRVVRDVEAPIVHYGACEAARTARDKNGRNLRLLERRAAEEPRHPSVQAYYALELQRAGRIEDALSRAEIAWGALRDARTAGDRTCDVVLPGTVFTHLLIVRGRLEEVPEVLSRARDWSGDHSNFCFLSGVLAEQHSLRERDPKPWLEEAEGFYRTCLSRANEREHGEPIPGGRGWQAWTRLGTLHLRRGQGPEARAAFETALSSEPGSTEAELGLAEALMLCGREDDALARLLPLAEGGSLDAWLLAVVGALSMGSRQDAALFANRAIACAATPLVAPHRALILEDLTTPPEAAGSESLSAGPPAG; this is encoded by the coding sequence ATGACCACCCGACTCACGCTCTGCATGATCGTTCGCGACGAAGCCGAGAACCTGCCCGCCTGCCTCGAGTCCGTGCAGGGCCTGTGCGACGCGATGGTGATCGTCGATACCGGGAGCCGCGACGACACGCCCGCCATCGCCCGCTCCTTCGGTGCCCAGGTGATCGAACACCCGTGGAACGACGACTTCTCGGCCGCGCGCAACGCAGCGCTGCCCTTCGTCGAGACCGAGTTCCTGCTGGTGCTCGATGCGGACGAACGACTCGGCGGCGATGCCCAGCGAGTGATCCGCGAGGCGATCGCCGCGAACGATTTCGACCTCGGACAGCTGCCCCTCTCCCACGCGAAGCGGCTCGAGGCGGTGCCGGCGAAGGTCCTCTCCGGCGAGGAGCGCCTGGGCGAGCCCGTGCGTGTGCCCCGCCTCATCCGTCGCGACGCGGACTTCCGTTGGGAGGGGCGCGTGCACGAGTCGGTCGATGAATGGGCGAAGCCGCGCGTCGTGCGGGACGTCGAAGCACCGATCGTCCACTACGGCGCCTGCGAGGCGGCGCGTACGGCGCGCGACAAAAACGGGCGCAACCTGCGATTGCTCGAACGACGCGCCGCCGAAGAACCGCGCCACCCGAGCGTGCAGGCCTACTACGCCCTCGAGCTGCAACGGGCGGGCCGGATCGAAGACGCGCTCTCCCGGGCCGAGATCGCCTGGGGAGCCCTGCGCGACGCTCGCACCGCCGGCGATCGCACGTGTGACGTGGTCCTGCCCGGAACCGTCTTCACGCACCTGCTGATCGTGCGCGGTCGGCTCGAGGAAGTGCCCGAGGTGCTGTCACGCGCCCGCGATTGGAGTGGTGATCACAGCAACTTCTGTTTCCTCTCCGGCGTGCTCGCCGAGCAGCATTCGCTGCGCGAGCGCGACCCCAAGCCCTGGCTCGAAGAGGCGGAAGGCTTCTACCGCACCTGCCTCTCGCGAGCGAACGAACGCGAGCACGGCGAGCCCATTCCCGGCGGCCGCGGCTGGCAGGCCTGGACGCGCCTGGGCACGCTCCACCTGCGTCGCGGCCAGGGCCCCGAAGCGCGCGCCGCATTCGAAACCGCGCTCTCCTCCGAACCCGGCAGCACCGAAGCCGAGCTCGGCCTCGCCGAAGCCCTGATGCTGTGTGGACGCGAAGACGATGCGCTCGCGCGGCTGCTGCCCCTGGCCGAGGGTGGCTCCCTCGACGCCTGGCTGCTGGCTGTAGTCGGCGCGCTCTCGATGGGCTCCCGTCAGGACGCCGCCCTGTTCGCCAACCGCGCGATCGCCTGTGCGGCCACCCCGCTGGTGGCGCCGCATCGGGCGCTGATCCTCGAAGACCTCACGACTCCCCCGGAGGCCGCCGGCTCCGAGAGCCTGAGCGCGGGGCCGCCGGCGGGCTAG
- a CDS encoding M48 family metalloprotease — protein MKSRWFRVGMIVGVAALLGGCAMNPVTGRPMFVLVSEAQEIELGKSYAPQIAASMGLYEDEELQRYVESIGMPMAQGSERPDLPWQFRVVDDAAINAFAVPGGFIYVTRGILAHMGSEAELASVLGHEVGHVTARHSVSQISKQQLASIGLVVGSIALGEAAGLLVPIASQGMQLLFLSHGRDDERQSDDLGLRYMTEAGYDPHQMVEMFRTLGRSSPSEGARVPEWLSTHPNPENREARIEAAILELERVPADPKVGRDVFMRAIDGVVYGPDPRAGYFADQRFHHPDLRFRLDFPEGWNTANQTQAVLGISGEQDAMLQLTLAQGETVKEASDAFFAQQGLQSGNIQTTKVNGLSAVTGDFAVATAQANLRGVAHFVALGDHIYQLLGYAAANAFEAREGALRASLGSFRRETSRAVLNAKPWRIDIVRPKRSLSIADFARTYPGPVEAEELARINELDAGERYPAGRPAKRVVGRALPR, from the coding sequence ATGAAGTCACGATGGTTTCGGGTGGGAATGATCGTCGGGGTGGCCGCGCTGCTCGGGGGCTGCGCGATGAACCCCGTCACGGGCCGGCCCATGTTCGTGCTGGTGAGCGAGGCCCAGGAGATCGAGCTCGGCAAGAGCTACGCGCCCCAGATCGCAGCCTCGATGGGTCTCTACGAAGACGAGGAGCTCCAGCGCTACGTCGAGTCGATCGGCATGCCGATGGCCCAGGGCTCCGAACGCCCGGATCTTCCCTGGCAGTTTCGCGTGGTCGACGACGCGGCCATCAACGCCTTCGCCGTGCCCGGCGGTTTCATCTACGTGACGCGCGGGATCCTGGCTCACATGGGCTCGGAGGCGGAGCTCGCCAGCGTGCTCGGACACGAAGTCGGTCATGTCACGGCCCGTCACTCGGTGTCGCAGATCTCGAAGCAGCAATTGGCGTCGATCGGACTGGTGGTGGGATCCATCGCGCTCGGGGAAGCCGCGGGCCTGCTCGTCCCGATCGCCAGTCAGGGCATGCAGCTCCTGTTCCTGAGTCACGGGCGCGACGACGAACGCCAGTCCGATGATCTGGGCCTCCGCTACATGACCGAGGCGGGCTACGACCCGCATCAGATGGTCGAGATGTTCCGCACCCTCGGCCGCAGCTCGCCCTCGGAAGGCGCGCGGGTGCCCGAATGGCTGTCGACCCACCCGAACCCGGAGAATCGCGAGGCGCGCATCGAAGCGGCGATCCTCGAACTCGAGCGTGTGCCCGCCGACCCGAAGGTCGGTCGCGACGTGTTCATGCGGGCGATCGACGGTGTGGTCTACGGGCCCGACCCGCGGGCCGGCTACTTCGCGGATCAGCGCTTTCACCACCCGGATCTGAGGTTCCGACTCGACTTCCCGGAAGGCTGGAACACGGCCAACCAGACCCAGGCCGTGCTCGGCATCAGCGGCGAGCAGGACGCGATGCTCCAGCTCACGCTGGCCCAGGGCGAGACGGTGAAGGAGGCATCCGATGCCTTCTTCGCCCAGCAGGGGCTGCAGTCCGGAAACATCCAGACCACGAAGGTGAATGGACTCTCTGCGGTGACGGGCGACTTCGCCGTGGCCACCGCTCAGGCGAACCTGCGCGGCGTGGCCCACTTCGTCGCCCTGGGCGACCACATCTACCAGCTGCTCGGCTACGCCGCCGCGAATGCGTTCGAGGCCCGGGAAGGCGCACTGCGCGCGTCGCTCGGGAGCTTCCGGCGCGAAACGAGCCGCGCGGTGCTCAACGCGAAGCCGTGGCGGATCGACATCGTGCGTCCGAAGCGCTCGCTCAGCATCGCCGACTTCGCGCGGACCTATCCCGGGCCGGTCGAGGCCGAGGAGCTCGCGCGCATCAACGAGCTCGACGCCGGCGAGCGCTACCCGGCCGGTCGTCCGGCGAAGCGTGTCGTGGGAAGGGCGCTGCCCCGCTAG
- a CDS encoding SDR family oxidoreductase, whose protein sequence is MGRRIAFITGASRGIGKSTALALAGAGYDVVVTARTLAKGEVHDHGNKAGQPDLTPLPGSLEETAEAVRERGREALPLRLDLLEPASLEAAVAETERQWGPIDVLVNNGIVQTAGAMDWVRDLTEENLLRIYRGNILSPIALIQRVLPGMVERGRGAIVNLVSESGLIDPPAPAGEGGWGFAYSSSKAALGRLVGVLAAEHRKDAPDLRFFNVEPGFITTELVIATGLLEEFGDNWKGAPPEVPAAVIRWLVHEEAAAEFHGTTVFAQRFCKDRGLVPGWPPPRPSR, encoded by the coding sequence ATGGGTCGTCGCATCGCGTTCATCACCGGAGCGAGTCGAGGAATCGGCAAGTCCACCGCCCTCGCCCTGGCCGGCGCGGGCTACGACGTGGTGGTCACCGCGCGCACCCTCGCCAAGGGCGAGGTCCATGATCACGGCAACAAGGCCGGGCAACCCGACCTGACCCCGCTGCCCGGCAGCCTCGAGGAGACCGCCGAGGCCGTGCGCGAACGCGGCCGGGAGGCGCTTCCGCTCCGCCTCGATCTGCTCGAGCCCGCTAGCCTCGAGGCCGCGGTCGCGGAAACCGAGCGCCAGTGGGGCCCGATCGACGTCCTCGTGAACAACGGCATCGTACAGACCGCCGGCGCGATGGACTGGGTGCGCGATCTCACCGAAGAGAACCTGCTGCGCATCTACCGGGGCAACATCCTCTCGCCGATCGCGCTCATCCAGCGCGTGCTCCCGGGCATGGTCGAGCGCGGCCGCGGCGCGATCGTGAACCTGGTCTCCGAGTCGGGCCTGATCGACCCGCCCGCTCCCGCCGGCGAGGGCGGCTGGGGCTTCGCGTACTCCTCGTCGAAGGCGGCGCTGGGCCGGCTGGTCGGCGTGCTCGCGGCGGAGCATCGCAAGGACGCCCCCGACCTGCGCTTCTTCAACGTCGAGCCGGGCTTCATCACCACCGAGTTGGTGATCGCCACCGGCTTGCTGGAGGAGTTCGGCGACAATTGGAAGGGCGCGCCGCCCGAGGTGCCCGCGGCCGTGATTCGCTGGCTCGTGCACGAAGAAGCCGCCGCCG
- a CDS encoding glycosyltransferase family 2 protein has protein sequence MAAPEMSLIVPIYGPSTRLENLLEGLRQQTVAPDRFEVVVVDDGSPEPIRIDTDPLPYACSVHRQENAGPAAARNRALTHARADLVLILNDDALPDPRLLEIHLAKHRTAAPKTAVMGSFPFAPRALRGPFTQLLSTSDLLFDFQRLSPGRLHDWHYFWTCNLSLSRQAILDVGGFDEQFAEPVMEDTELGYRLDKQGWSVLYVPEAICEHDHRLSPERYFHRMERYGANLLRMYHKHRDPLLFGISDDNRVEPSLQRLQLIFENLYPTYRNSLASFARLEAECEGQSLPEATRQSAIRVVGDMRHVSMVRGINVERGGLDPAEVVETGPPRGEETHVVVVSYNAEAKTRDCLEALRKTEDPDFPITITVVDNGSSDGSLRFLRSQRDIRLIENTENRGAPRARNQALESAAPSDVVFLDNDVIVYPGWLERLRYHAAIDPLVGCVVPCADRAAHGQQVETQAASTPEALRAFAARHAEQHHRKGEYQILFTSLCVFVRAEVLTAIGGFDERFSPWGFEDDDFSLRARLAGYRTRLANDVFVHHAHYEDAAKADRHRGHLQANWRRFALKWGGPKRAPYGRYDFLDRLLQGDVPMSPLRVPLERHSDSFLGDHQ, from the coding sequence ATGGCCGCACCCGAGATGTCGCTGATCGTTCCGATCTATGGGCCCAGCACGCGCCTCGAGAATCTCCTCGAGGGGCTGCGCCAGCAGACCGTCGCGCCCGACCGCTTCGAGGTGGTGGTGGTGGACGACGGGAGCCCGGAGCCCATCCGGATCGATACCGACCCCCTGCCCTACGCGTGCTCGGTACACCGCCAGGAGAACGCCGGGCCTGCGGCCGCCCGCAACCGCGCGCTCACCCACGCGCGTGCCGACCTCGTGCTGATCCTGAACGACGACGCCCTGCCCGACCCGCGTTTGCTCGAGATCCATCTCGCGAAGCACCGCACCGCGGCGCCGAAGACGGCCGTGATGGGGAGCTTCCCGTTCGCCCCACGGGCTTTGCGCGGACCGTTCACCCAGCTGCTGTCGACCAGCGACCTGCTCTTCGACTTCCAGCGGCTCTCGCCCGGACGCCTCCACGACTGGCACTACTTCTGGACGTGCAATCTCAGCCTGTCACGACAGGCCATTCTCGACGTCGGCGGCTTCGACGAGCAGTTTGCGGAACCGGTGATGGAAGACACCGAGCTCGGCTACCGGCTGGACAAGCAGGGCTGGAGCGTCCTCTACGTGCCGGAGGCCATCTGCGAGCACGATCACCGGCTCAGTCCCGAGCGCTATTTCCATCGCATGGAGCGCTACGGCGCGAACCTGCTGCGGATGTACCACAAGCACCGCGACCCGCTGCTCTTCGGGATCTCGGACGACAACCGCGTCGAACCTTCCCTGCAGCGGCTGCAGCTGATCTTCGAGAACCTGTACCCGACCTACCGGAACAGCCTGGCGAGCTTCGCCCGGCTCGAAGCCGAGTGCGAAGGGCAGTCGCTTCCCGAGGCGACTCGTCAGAGCGCGATCCGGGTCGTGGGCGACATGCGCCACGTCTCGATGGTGCGCGGCATCAATGTCGAGCGTGGCGGACTGGATCCCGCAGAGGTCGTCGAGACCGGCCCGCCGCGCGGCGAAGAGACCCACGTCGTGGTGGTCTCCTACAACGCCGAAGCCAAGACACGTGACTGCCTCGAAGCGCTCCGCAAGACCGAAGACCCGGACTTCCCGATCACGATCACGGTCGTCGACAACGGATCGAGCGACGGAAGCCTGCGCTTCCTGCGCAGCCAGCGCGACATCCGCCTGATCGAGAACACCGAGAACCGGGGCGCTCCGCGCGCGCGCAACCAGGCCCTCGAGAGCGCCGCGCCGAGCGACGTCGTGTTCCTGGACAACGACGTGATCGTCTACCCGGGCTGGCTCGAGCGACTCCGCTACCACGCCGCGATCGACCCGCTGGTGGGCTGCGTGGTGCCCTGCGCCGATCGCGCCGCCCACGGCCAGCAGGTCGAAACCCAGGCCGCCTCGACCCCCGAAGCCCTGCGCGCCTTCGCCGCCCGCCACGCCGAGCAGCACCATCGCAAGGGCGAATATCAGATCCTGTTCACTTCGCTGTGCGTGTTCGTCCGGGCAGAGGTGCTCACGGCGATCGGTGGCTTCGACGAGCGCTTCTCGCCGTGGGGATTCGAGGACGACGACTTTTCCCTGCGGGCCCGGCTCGCGGGATACCGGACGCGGCTTGCAAACGACGTGTTCGTCCACCACGCCCACTACGAAGACGCGGCGAAGGCCGACCGGCACCGGGGCCACTTGCAGGCGAACTGGCGCCGCTTCGCGCTGAAATGGGGCGGGCCGAAGCGCGCCCCCTACGGCCGCTACGACTTTCTCGACCGACTCCTGCAGGGCGACGTCCCGATGTCGCCGCTGCGGGTCCCCCTCGAGCGGCACTCCGACTCTTTCCTGGGAGACCACCAATGA